The uncultured Desulfuromonas sp. genome contains the following window.
GCATTTCAGGCGGGGACGCCGCAGAATGTGGTTATCTGAAGATCAAAGTCAAGGTCGCCGGGTTTCGTCCCTGCAGCCGACATCCTTTTGACTGGCCGCTCAAAAGGATGCAAAAACCAGCTTGAACACCTCCTGAACCTAGATCAACCTACAATGCGTCTGTTTCCGTTATGCGTCACAGATTCGGCTCGCCGCCCTTTAGGTCGGCGAATCGTGCGTCTCATCAGCTTTGGCGTAAAACGTTGATAACAGGCTTACGTCTATATCTATTCCTTCCGTGGCCCCGATCAAACGGGTGGGACGATGCCCACCCTTCGATAGTCTGTCATTTAGCACCAAGCCCTCCCGTTCAGCAGCGCCGAACGAAGAGAACGGTCAGCGCGATGGTTGTCGGCAACCTGTTTGAGCGTCAGCGAGTTTTGCCGACATCGCGGTGTTAGTGAACGCAGAGAGGGAACCCGTAAGGGCGCAATGACGGGAGTCGATTTTGCGGTACTTTTGTCGACGCAAAAGTGCCCCGACGTGCGGGCGCGGAAGCCCGCGTCACGTGGGTACCACCTTCGCGAACGGATGAAGTTCGCCGGTGCGATTCGTTTCGGATTACGAGCCACTGAAGATCAAGAACAAAGTCAAAGTCGCCGGGTTTCGTCCCGGCAGCCGACACCCTTTTGACTGGCCGCTCAAAAGGATGCAAAAACCAGCTGAACTTCTCCTGACCCTCAGATCAACCGACACTGAGTCTGTTTCCGTGATGCGTCACGGATTCGGCTCGCCGCCCTTTAGGTCGACGAATCATGCAACTCATCGCCTGTGGCGTAAAGCGTTGATAACAATCTTAAGTCGCGTTCTATCTCTGGTGTGGCACCGGTTAAACGGGTGGGACGGAGCCCACCCTTGCCTTGGTTTGTTATTGAGCAACCAAGCCCTCCCGTTCAGCAGCACCGAACGCAATGAACGTCATCGCGATGGTTGTCGGCAACCTGTTTGAGGACTGATGCCGACTGGGCGAGTTTTGCCGACATCGCGATGTAAGAGAATGGAGAGAGGGAACCCGATAGGGTGCAATGGGGTTGTTATTGATCAGATGAACGAGAGGTGTTGCGTGAGATTTTTTGCGTCAGCAAGGCAGAGGGAGGAGCTATAGTCGGTCTATGGCGACGACCGATAACGCCGCTGACGTGAAAAAGATCCGCAACAACACCGTGAAGGCTGATTGATGACAGCCCCTTGGGAGTCGATTTTGTGGTACTTTTGTCGACGCAAAAGTGCCCCGACGTGCGGGCGCGGAAGCCCGCGTCACGTGGGTACCAACATTGCGAACGGATGAAGTTCGCTGGTGCGATTCGTTCCGAATGACGAACCACTGAAGGTCAAAGTCAAGGTCGCCGGGTTTCGTCCCGGCAGCCGACACCCTTTTGACTGGCCGCTCAAAAGATGCAAAAACCGGTTGAACACCTCCTGCCCCTCAGATCAACCGACACTGAGTCTGTTTCCGTGATGCTTTGCAGATCCGGCTCGCCGCCCTTTAGGTCGGCGAATCGTGCAACTCATCAGCTTTGGCGTAAAATGTTGATAACAGTTTGACGCCGTTCTCTATTTTTTTCGTGGCACCGATCAAACGGGCGGGACGGTGCCCGCCCTGCAGTCGTGTGTTATTCAGCAGCCCAGCCCTCCCGTTCAGCAGCACCGAATGTAAGTGCTCGCAGGATAAACTTATTTAAGACAAGGATGTGAACGAATCGAGCAGTTCTTTAAGCTGTGCCGCACGCTCCGGGGCCAACCTTTCACTCTCCACTGCTAGTTGGCGGGTTTGCTCAGCCAGTTCGAGGTAGAAGGACAATTGCTCGGGATTATGCGCAGCCAATTGTTCCAGATGACCGCGAATGGTCTCGATATCGCCGCGAACGATGGGGCCGGTCAACGCCTGATGCGGGCCGAGATTCAAGGTGTTGGTGACGGCCGTCTGAAAGATGGGTGCCAATACAGTTTTGGCCATGGCTGGATCTTCAAGGGTTTCGGCCATCAGCGTACTGGCCTGATGAAACAGGGTGGTGACAAAGTTCGAAGCCATGCAGGCGGCAGCATGGTAGCGCTCCTTGTCTTCGGAACGCAGGCGAAACGGTTGGCACCCGAGTTCAAGAGACAGCTTGGCTCCGAGGGGAAACAATTCCTCTTTTCCTTCGACGGCGCAATAGCTGCCCGGCAACGAATTCAGTCCTTGCTCACCGCTGGCAAACGTCTGCAATGGATGGAGGCTCATCACCTGCCAGTGCGCGGCACGGGGATCATCCGGGCGCAAAATCGCCGCCCGATGGCGACCGCTGAAATGGATGACGGTTGGTGATGGGGTGTCCGCCAGCACATCAAGTAAGGCTTCGCCCAACGGGGCCAGTTGATCATCGCCGACACAGCATAAGACCAGCTCGGCACGGCTACAGCGTTTCAGATCGGTGCCAGCCATCAATGATGCGCCGATAAACTCGGCGGCTGCGCGTGTGCGCTGTTGATCGCGACCAACAATGGCGGTGATCGGATAACCGGCCTGCTGCAGCAGGGCACCGACGGCCCGGCCGAGGCGTCCCGGTCCGATCAGGGCGATACGCTGTTTCATCGCACGTCAACCTGCAACGTGCCGATCCCTTCAATCTCTGCGAGCATTTTGTCACCGGCGACCACGCGTCCAACTCCGGCCGGTGTGCCGGTAAGGATCAGATCGCCCGGCTCCAGAGTGAAAGCACGGGTGATCGCGGCAATGGTTTCAGGAATACGGCGAATCATCAGGCCAGTGTTGGCGTCCTGGCGGACTTCATCATTGACCTGCAGGCGGATGGCCAGATCGTGAGGATCGCCGATCCTGGCGGCCGGGACAAACTCCGACAACGGGCAGGAGGTGTCAAACCCTTTGGCCAATTCCCACGGGTAGCCCTTTTCTTTGAGCGCCGCTTGGGTATCACGCAGAGTCATGTCAATGCCGATACCGTAACCGGCAACATAGTCCATGGCTTCTTCAGCCGTGACTTTGTGCGCAGTGCGACCAATGAGCACGGCCAGTTCCACCTCGTGGTGGCAGTCGTCGGAATAGTCGGGGATGATCATGGTTTCACCATCGTTGATGATGCTGGTGGCCGGCTTGATGAACAGCACCGGATCGCTGGGCACGTCATTGCCGAGTTCTTTGGCGTGAGCAACATAGTTGCGCGCCAGACAGACAATTTTACCCACGATAATCGGTTGGGATTCTCCTTGCAGGGTGATGTGGTGCATGTCATTTCTCCTTGGTCGGATAAGTTTTTGGTGGCGCGGTGGGCAGCGCCCAGTTGTGGCGGATGGCCAGCAGTCGCAGGCCGACCACCACACCGGCGGCAATCAGCATGACCGAGGGTCGCGACCAGCCCATGCGGTCGAGGATGTAAAATAGCACTCCGCCGACAATGCAGGCAGAGGCGTAGATCTCTTTTTGCAGGATTAGCGGAACCTGGCTCGATAGCATGTCGCGAATCACTCCCCCTGCGGTGGCCGTCATGACGCCCATGGTCACGGCACCGATAAATCCGGTGTGAAAATCCAGGGCTTTTCCGGTACCGATGACGACAAAGGTCCCCAGGCCGATGGCATCGAAAAATAGCAAAGGGTTGCTGTAGCGATCGAGAACGTGATGGCCGAAAAACGTCAGCAGAGCAATGGCAATGGAGATATAGAGATAGGTTTCGTCTTTGAGACAGAACGGTGGGGTGTCGCCGAGCAGGATGTCGCGCAGGGTACCACCGCCAATGGCTGTCACCAGGCCGAGTACCAGCACGCCGAGCATGTCCATGTTGCGTCGCACCCCGGCCAGGGCACCGGAAGCGGCGAATGCAGCCGTGCCGATGAGATCCAAAACGTAAAGTAAGTTCACCGCTGCCTCTGTTTACCGGCGAAGTTGTCGATTTTTTCCGCGCCCGTCGCCGTTGGCGGACTCGGACTGTTCTGTCATTGTCCGTTGGTGTATACTCAAGTGGAGTTAGGGTACTCCGGCGCTGAGCATAGCGGTTTAACCCGTAAAAATCAATCACTTGCCGAGGCGCAGCCGAGAGGGTTGCGTTGAAAGGTCGTTCATGTTCATCCCTGTTGGTGATCTTCCCAATCCACCCGGTCGGGCGTATGTCAACCTGTCGTTGATAGCCGCCAATATCATGATTTTTGCCCTGATTACGCTGCCGCTTTCCGGTATGAAGGCTGACCCGTACAATCCCGCTTTGATCGAATATCTCCACCATCTCGGTGTGCAGAGCCTCAGCCAGGCGCAACAGGTGGCCAACCGAATCAGCGCTTATGATCTGTTTGTGTTTCAGCACGGATTCAAACCGGCAGCACCACGCCTTGACGATCTGTTTTTCTCTCTGTTTCTTCATGCCGGGCTGTTGCATCTGGCAGGCAATATGCTGTTTTTGTGGATTTTTGGCGATAATGTTGAGTACCGCCTCGGCCCGTGGCGGTATCTGGTGCTCTATCTGTTTACCGGAGTCATGGCCACGGTTTTTTTTGCCCTGTTCACTTTGGACTCCTATACACCATTGATTGGTGCCTCCGGGGCGATCTCCGGTATTCTTGGCTGCTACTTTGTCTGGTTTCCACGCAATAAGGTGAAAACCTTTATTTTCTTGTTTCCGTTTATCATGACCACCATCCTGCTTCCGGCGCGGCTGGTTCTCGGTGTGTTTTTGGTGATCGACAATGTGCTACCGTTTTTATTTGTTCACAGTGGTTCCGGTGTGGCCCACGGTGCGCATATTGGCGGTTTTATTGCCGGTGGTGGCGTGGCTTATGCCATTGATCACTGGCCGGGTCTGCGCCACGGCAAGCGGTTTCACAAAAAGGTTTCCCCCTGCGATAATCCGGAAGCCAGTGCGGCTGACCGGATTAACTGCCTGATTGACCACGATAAAATGGACGATGCCTGCGGCG
Protein-coding sequences here:
- a CDS encoding Rossmann-like and DUF2520 domain-containing protein: MKQRIALIGPGRLGRAVGALLQQAGYPITAIVGRDQQRTRAAAEFIGASLMAGTDLKRCSRAELVLCCVGDDQLAPLGEALLDVLADTPSPTVIHFSGRHRAAILRPDDPRAAHWQVMSLHPLQTFASGEQGLNSLPGSYCAVEGKEELFPLGAKLSLELGCQPFRLRSEDKERYHAAACMASNFVTTLFHQASTLMAETLEDPAMAKTVLAPIFQTAVTNTLNLGPHQALTGPIVRGDIETIRGHLEQLAAHNPEQLSFYLELAEQTRQLAVESERLAPERAAQLKELLDSFTSLS
- a CDS encoding fumarylacetoacetate hydrolase family protein, with the translated sequence MHHITLQGESQPIIVGKIVCLARNYVAHAKELGNDVPSDPVLFIKPATSIINDGETMIIPDYSDDCHHEVELAVLIGRTAHKVTAEEAMDYVAGYGIGIDMTLRDTQAALKEKGYPWELAKGFDTSCPLSEFVPAARIGDPHDLAIRLQVNDEVRQDANTGLMIRRIPETIAAITRAFTLEPGDLILTGTPAGVGRVVAGDKMLAEIEGIGTLQVDVR
- a CDS encoding trimeric intracellular cation channel family protein, producing MNLLYVLDLIGTAAFAASGALAGVRRNMDMLGVLVLGLVTAIGGGTLRDILLGDTPPFCLKDETYLYISIAIALLTFFGHHVLDRYSNPLLFFDAIGLGTFVVIGTGKALDFHTGFIGAVTMGVMTATAGGVIRDMLSSQVPLILQKEIYASACIVGGVLFYILDRMGWSRPSVMLIAAGVVVGLRLLAIRHNWALPTAPPKTYPTKEK
- a CDS encoding rhomboid family intramembrane serine protease — its product is MFIPVGDLPNPPGRAYVNLSLIAANIMIFALITLPLSGMKADPYNPALIEYLHHLGVQSLSQAQQVANRISAYDLFVFQHGFKPAAPRLDDLFFSLFLHAGLLHLAGNMLFLWIFGDNVEYRLGPWRYLVLYLFTGVMATVFFALFTLDSYTPLIGASGAISGILGCYFVWFPRNKVKTFIFLFPFIMTTILLPARLVLGVFLVIDNVLPFLFVHSGSGVAHGAHIGGFIAGGGVAYAIDHWPGLRHGKRFHKKVSPCDNPEASAADRINCLIDHDKMDDACGVFFGLNQRELRRTIPAYQVLEMGQYLMAEKHFDAALTLYRRFISDRPSDDQLDQAYLGAGIALLNKENCHPSAHQYFLSVLDVSHDQGLVNEARRYLDVIDGHCRQRDWSRPNA